One Brassica napus cultivar Da-Ae chromosome C2, Da-Ae, whole genome shotgun sequence DNA window includes the following coding sequences:
- the LOC106443034 gene encoding probable calcium-binding protein CML43, which produces MQHKKKKRAATMEIISNEKKKLSRQSSSFRLRSPSLNTLRLHRIFDLFDKNNDGFITVEELSQALSRLGLDADICELKPTIESFIKPDETGLRFDGFEALHKTLDESFFGGDCECDGSPDSDLEEAFNVFDEDGDGYISPEELQKVLKKLGLPEAGEIEHVEKMIVSVDSNHDGRVDFFEFKNMMQTVLVPSS; this is translated from the coding sequence ATGcaacacaagaagaagaaaagagcaGCAACAATGGAGATCATCAGTAACGAGAAAAAGAAACTCTCGAGACAATCTTCTTCCTTCCGGCTACGAAGTCCCAGTCTAAACACTCTTCGTCTCCACCGTATCTTCGACCTATTCGACAAAAACAACGACGGATTCATCACGGTCGAAGAACTGAGTCAAGCCCTCTCACGACTTGGTCTCGATGCCGACATCTGCGAGCTCAAACCAACCATCGAATCTTTCATCAAACCTGACGAGACCGGACTCCGGTTCGACGGTTTCGAAGCACTCCACAAAACACTAGACGAATCCTTCTTCGGAGGAGACTGCGAGTGCGACGGATCTCCGGATTCGGATCTGGAAGAAGCTTTCAACGTGTTTGATGAAGACGGTGATGGGTATATATCTCCCGAGGAACTTCAGAAGGTTTTGAAGAAGTTAGGGCTTCCAGAAGCAGGAGAGATTGAACACGTGGAGAAGATGATTGTCTCTGTTGATAGCAATCACGACGGTCGCGTTGACTTTTTTGAGTTCAAGAACATGATGCAAACTGTTCTTGTCCCTTCCTCTTGA